In one window of Campylobacter coli DNA:
- a CDS encoding aminotransferase class I/II-fold pyridoxal phosphate-dependent enzyme encodes MNFTKETLALHGAYNFDTQRSISVPIYQNTAYNFENLDQAAARFNLQELGNIYSRIGNPTSDVLGQRLANVEGGAFGIPVSSGMAACFYALVNLASSGDNVAYSNKIYGGTQTLISHTLKNFGIEAREFDIDDLDSLEKVIDQNTKAIFFESLSNPQIAIADIEKITQIAKKHKIATICDNTVATPFLLQPFKHGVDIIVHSLSKYVSGQGSALGGALIERKDLNDLLKNNDRYKAFNTPDPSYHGLNLNTLDLPIFSIRIIITWLRDLGASLAPQNAWLLLQGLETLAVRIEKHSQNAEKVANFLNSHPDIKGVNYPTLTSNAYHNLFKKYFDKNFASGLLSFEARDYEHARRICDKTQLFLLAANLGDSKSLIIHPASTTHSQLSEEELQKAGIKKTTVRLSIGLENSDDLIADLKQAIES; translated from the coding sequence ATGAATTTTACTAAAGAAACTTTAGCATTACACGGAGCTTATAATTTTGACACTCAAAGAAGTATTAGTGTGCCTATATATCAAAACACTGCATATAATTTTGAAAATTTAGATCAAGCTGCAGCGAGATTTAATCTTCAAGAACTTGGCAATATTTACTCAAGGATAGGCAATCCTACAAGCGATGTTTTAGGACAAAGACTTGCTAATGTCGAGGGTGGGGCTTTTGGAATTCCTGTTTCTAGTGGTATGGCAGCTTGTTTTTACGCACTTGTGAATTTGGCAAGTTCGGGGGATAATGTCGCGTATTCAAACAAAATTTATGGTGGAACTCAAACCTTGATTTCTCATACACTTAAAAATTTCGGTATAGAAGCTAGGGAATTTGATATAGATGATTTGGATAGCTTAGAAAAAGTTATAGATCAAAACACAAAAGCGATTTTTTTCGAAAGTCTTTCAAATCCTCAAATTGCCATAGCTGATATAGAAAAAATAACCCAAATAGCAAAAAAACATAAAATCGCTACTATTTGTGATAATACCGTTGCTACTCCTTTTTTACTCCAACCTTTTAAACATGGTGTAGATATAATCGTGCATAGTTTAAGTAAATATGTAAGCGGTCAAGGCAGTGCTTTAGGCGGCGCACTCATAGAAAGAAAAGATTTAAATGACTTGCTTAAAAATAACGATAGATATAAAGCTTTTAACACTCCTGATCCAAGTTATCATGGACTGAATTTAAATACACTTGATTTGCCAATTTTTAGCATTAGAATCATCATCACTTGGCTTAGAGACTTAGGAGCTAGCTTAGCGCCTCAAAATGCTTGGTTGCTTTTACAAGGACTTGAAACTTTAGCAGTGCGTATAGAAAAACACAGCCAAAATGCTGAAAAAGTTGCGAATTTTTTAAATTCTCATCCTGATATCAAGGGTGTAAATTATCCTACTTTAACAAGCAATGCTTATCATAATTTATTTAAAAAATATTTTGATAAAAATTTTGCTAGTGGACTTTTAAGCTTTGAAGCTAGAGATTATGAGCATGCTAGAAGAATTTGTGATAAAACTCAACTTTTCTTACTTGCTGCAAATTTAGGTGATAGTAAATCTTTGATCATCCATCCTGCTTCTACTACTCATTCGCAACTAAGCGAAGAAGAACTTCAAAAAGCAGGCATTAAGAAAACCACTGTGCGTTTAAGCATAGGACTTGAAAATAGCGATGATTTGATAGCGGATTTAAAACAAGCTATAGAAAGTTAA
- the flgE gene encoding flagellar hook protein FlgE produces the protein MMRSLWSGVSGLQAHQVAMDVEGNNISNVNTNGFKYSRADFGTMFSQTVKIATTPTDGRGGQNPLQIGLGVSVSSTTRIHSQGSVQTTNSNTDVAINGDGFFMVSDDGGLTNYLTRDGAFKLDAYGNFVNNSGFIVQGWNINWDDQTIDSSRSPQNIFIDPGMHIPAAKSTEVAIKANLNSGLNIGTSSRNLYALDSVHGYNNKTQRAEDENDTGTTQFYTTSKNSVEVTEKGVDAGSLFNASGTGLNLRDGQGIWVSYADAKYSTNKVGASAFDPNLQANQTVAFWGSADQRVNLDITLNGVKIQNAEIQNIDDAIAYINTFTAPTDTRDGTGVRAVKSADGSGIEFVNDNSDGTTDNMKNINLIVANTNTAGELWNAVWDGAANSFTFNQNTPNINRNGSSLWTADTMAPNPPDGTDITLTGTDRVEVITAHKYIYSSNPVDIGPMTNPDGGPAFTDDDGDPGTRPTDPASAAYWDAINGGLLNTNARTFRTTEDLRELLQRDARYGVDYDGSGDFAVADVNQAVKVVVTANGNFAISNAKENSSIPANAGIGIGAVTATEPKAMSFNITAYSNKAGTVSTNDAFTAIFKAWDGPLTVGGSIKESEQLKLSAFSAGLEIFDSLGSKHTLEVQFVKQNTTQDGGNEWQMIIRVPEPAEINTTGEGPNNIIVGTARFNNDGSLASYTPRTINFSPNNGAAPNQQIKLSFGTSGSNDGLVSSNSASTLTGQATDGYASGNLKPEAIRVDEKGNLLGEFTNGKTFAVAKIAMASVANNSGLEEIGGNLFKVTANSGNIVVGEAGTGGRGEMKTSALEMSNVDLSRALTELIIIQRGYQANSKTISTSDQMLQTLIQLKQ, from the coding sequence ATGATGAGATCACTTTGGTCTGGCGTAAGCGGACTTCAAGCACACCAAGTTGCAATGGATGTTGAGGGTAATAACATTTCAAATGTTAATACTAACGGTTTTAAATATTCTCGTGCAGATTTTGGAACAATGTTTTCTCAAACCGTTAAAATCGCTACTACTCCAACGGATGGAAGAGGAGGGCAAAACCCACTTCAAATCGGACTTGGAGTTTCGGTGAGTTCTACAACAAGAATTCATTCTCAAGGTTCGGTTCAAACTACCAATAGTAATACTGATGTAGCGATCAATGGCGATGGCTTTTTTATGGTAAGTGATGATGGCGGACTTACAAATTATCTTACTCGCGATGGAGCTTTCAAACTCGATGCTTATGGTAACTTTGTAAATAACTCAGGCTTTATCGTTCAAGGGTGGAATATCAATTGGGATGATCAAACCATAGACAGCTCAAGAAGCCCACAAAATATCTTTATCGATCCAGGTATGCATATCCCTGCAGCAAAATCCACTGAAGTAGCTATCAAAGCAAATTTAAATAGTGGTTTAAATATAGGAACTTCAAGTAGAAATCTTTATGCATTGGATTCAGTTCATGGTTACAATAATAAAACTCAAAGAGCTGAAGATGAAAACGATACAGGAACAACTCAATTTTATACCACTTCTAAAAATTCTGTTGAAGTTACAGAAAAAGGTGTGGATGCAGGCTCACTTTTCAATGCAAGCGGAACAGGGCTTAATCTAAGAGATGGACAAGGAATTTGGGTTTCTTATGCGGATGCGAAGTATTCGACCAATAAAGTAGGTGCTAGTGCTTTTGATCCAAATTTACAAGCAAATCAAACTGTAGCTTTTTGGGGAAGTGCAGATCAAAGAGTAAATTTAGATATAACTTTAAATGGTGTAAAAATTCAAAATGCTGAAATTCAAAACATTGATGATGCTATCGCTTATATCAATACCTTCACCGCTCCAACCGACACAAGAGATGGAACAGGGGTAAGAGCAGTTAAAAGTGCAGATGGCTCGGGTATAGAATTTGTCAATGATAATTCAGATGGTACTACAGATAATATGAAAAATATTAATCTTATAGTTGCAAATACAAACACAGCAGGAGAACTTTGGAATGCTGTATGGGACGGTGCCGCAAATAGTTTTACATTTAATCAAAATACTCCAAATATAAATAGAAATGGTTCTTCTTTATGGACAGCTGATACAATGGCACCTAATCCACCAGATGGTACCGATATAACATTAACAGGAACAGATAGGGTAGAAGTTATCACTGCTCATAAATATATCTATAGTTCAAATCCTGTAGATATAGGCCCTATGACAAATCCTGATGGTGGCCCTGCTTTTACAGATGACGATGGCGATCCTGGTACAAGACCAACCGATCCTGCTTCAGCAGCTTATTGGGATGCTATTAATGGCGGACTTTTAAATACCAATGCAAGAACCTTTAGAACCACAGAGGATTTAAGAGAGCTTTTACAAAGAGATGCTAGATATGGGGTGGATTATGATGGAAGTGGTGATTTTGCAGTAGCAGATGTCAATCAAGCTGTAAAGGTTGTCGTAACAGCTAATGGAAATTTTGCTATCTCTAATGCTAAAGAAAATTCAAGTATACCAGCTAATGCAGGTATAGGCATAGGCGCTGTAACTGCAACTGAACCAAAAGCAATGAGTTTTAATATCACTGCTTATTCTAATAAAGCTGGCACAGTAAGCACTAACGATGCTTTTACGGCTATCTTTAAAGCTTGGGATGGTCCTTTAACAGTGGGTGGTTCGATCAAAGAAAGTGAGCAACTTAAGCTTTCTGCTTTTTCAGCAGGACTTGAAATTTTTGACTCTTTAGGCTCTAAACATACTTTAGAAGTGCAATTTGTCAAGCAAAATACCACTCAAGATGGGGGTAATGAATGGCAAATGATCATCCGCGTTCCAGAGCCTGCAGAGATCAACACCACAGGCGAAGGCCCAAATAATATCATCGTAGGAACAGCAAGATTTAACAATGATGGTTCTTTGGCAAGCTATACACCAAGAACGATTAATTTCTCGCCAAATAACGGTGCTGCGCCAAATCAACAAATCAAGCTTTCTTTTGGAACAAGTGGAAGCAATGACGGGCTTGTAAGCTCAAATTCAGCTTCAACTCTAACAGGACAAGCAACTGATGGTTATGCTTCAGGAAACTTAAAGCCTGAAGCTATACGCGTAGATGAAAAAGGAAATCTTTTAGGTGAATTTACCAATGGTAAAACCTTTGCAGTAGCTAAAATCGCAATGGCTTCAGTAGCCAATAACTCAGGTCTTGAAGAAATAGGTGGAAATCTTTTCAAAGTTACTGCAAATAGTGGTAATATAGTAGTAGGCGAAGCAGGAACAGGGGGTCGTGGTGAGATGAAAACCTCAGCGCTTGAAATGTCAAATGTGGATTTAAGTCGTGCTTTAACAGAGCTTATCATTATACAAAGAGGTTATCAAGCAAACTCAAAAACCATTTCAACAAGCGATCAAATGCTTCAAACCTTAATCCAGCTTAAGCAATAA